Part of the Mytilus edulis chromosome 9, xbMytEdul2.2, whole genome shotgun sequence genome, GTTTCTGTTAGAGATTTGTCTTGTTTTAATAGACACTCCATGAGATAAATAAACCGATAAATTGTTTGAATAGTTATTACTTCAAAGTACCAACAGGaatgtctttaaaatattttttgcaaaaaGTAGAAACACAAACATTGAGTTTTGAGACCTCATGCAACATGTTTGGATAGTAGTTCCTAAGcaatatcatttaattttttttcaaccgTAACTTTTCGTCATCAAATTAAAATACATACATTTTCTGACGCGCATAGATAGATGCATTTAAGAGTATTGCAAAATGTATAAAGTTCTAAAATATTTCTCAACGGTTGAATATAATAAATGAATTTGTGGTGATCTCTGGAATGTCAGATTTTGTCGTTCGTCCATTTTGAGATCAGTGTGTTATacagaaactaaaaataaatcaattccaAAAATCTTGGTATGCAGAAATGTTTAATTATCTTAAGTTAATGTGatatacaatattaaaaattCTGTTTGgtgatacaattattttaaatttaatcattttaaatcaaattataatcctggtacatttgataactcttaggccacaccaatttaattccttgttcgacggacccgcccgcacctatttttttcaaagcagaatttttttattttttttaaattcccgcttcccgcatccggaaatgtaatcgtGTCCTTTTCCcacaccgttttttttttgtttttgttgtaaatataaacagatatttgcaattgtttttataATCACAATCTAACATGtatttataacgattttaaacatataagCACCAAAGTACACTGTGTCAATGTCTGTGATAATATTTGATTCAGCATGAAACCCATTTATCCCAaatgggagtgctccgatataaatagaaaacagaagaaaatacctgtacagaacaaaacattggtttccTTCCCCCTTACTTAGATTCCCTATCAAaatatgttcgttgttagaaataaacttcaaagAACTTCGGAAAGAAATGCCTTCAACTGCAATATGCTGGCGATAGAAAACTATCCATACCCCCTGCATGTTTATGCagctgtcctgattgattcaggggcctgtcgttcagcagttagaTATTGTTCGTTGATGTTCATAAATATtatttggtattttcccgtttgtatatatataaattagatcgttggttttcctgttcgaattgtgtacatttataattttggggtcccttatagcttgctgtttggtctgggtCAAAGCTCGGCCGTACGTACTATGACCTGTATTTGTATCCCTCAGAAGGGCacggggtcattttactgttgtaaaAAAGAAACTTGAAGAAATACCGAGGATTTGCATagtgttactatacaaatcctttgaagaacttaaaaaaattaactaaaagagaggagaaatacatcatatttaaataatttttaacagCATTACTATATTCTTAAAGAGaattatttatgatattatttattttgaaaaatattaaagtaaatgtgttaacatggcctaagtccaggaatattacaaaattcttgggcatgttttgaccatttaataccagatagatagttctttgggaaaatatgaactcttttgtactaaaaagttttatttacaaaaaaatatattgtaacttatattgacccctcataaaaaggatatttataaaattgagggGTTGTTtccaacctgattatgactttggatggagaaatgtctcattaaTTGGCACACATACATATACCGAatctaattattcaattatttatttggtgaacagggaaaaatacttcataaattaaaaaaatgtcaaagtaaaagtgataaatcaagttttaatattgtcaaaacctactattttatgttgacaaaaaaaatataatcgctcgcctttacttttcaagcttcgcctaaaaaatttgcaaaataaatattttttttattaaaattttcaaatcgctcgctcgccccaatttttggagtccaaaagtccgtagaacaagaaattaaattggtgtggccttatcgctattttacaaattttccctttgatttagccgactgataatttcctttctcagcggagtctagtgatatgaaaaattatcgctagaaactaaggatgGCGTTGTTAATAAATTTGACATGAAATTTATATCGTGGTcgtaggtaaaatagcgataaacagattatcattggtcatctggATTGCTTATTTTCACTTTCGCTGTtacggctcaagcgagaaaatcaatcttgttgagatgattaatgataattttaaatatcataattatgacaatatcaTACATATTTCCTTTGCTTTAGATTTTACAGTCACTGATTAATCGCTTAATAATGTGTTTTATGATATAACCTACagtatattttacaaatatttcaataatattaaaaaaaaatctacttccCATCTTCCTCTTTTTGTCGCAAACATGAAAGatgaagtttgaaaaaaaaaattcaaacaatgtAGTTATatcaatatagaaaaaacaatGTAGAAGTTGAGACAATTTCTTTTGGTTTGAAACTAACGCACGCATCACATATTTTCAGCAAGACGAACTTTGAGAAACTGTCCTTTTGTCTACCGCGAATATTACACTTCACACGaatgttttgatatttatacCTATATTCCCAACTTAGTATTATTATTAACATGTTGTATAAATATGCAATATATTACATGTGAAAGattctattttgttttaatctaattttATTTACAAGAGAATGTTCTATCTCATCTATTTTTAAAGATGTTACTGAAAAGACATTTCTGTATTTCAGTTTACACCTATGGATATTATAAACATCGTATGCATAGCAAAAAACTACgagtaaaaaaatattgattgattccATATGGTATTAAATAAACACAGCTTTTGAGAAAGAACAAATGTAAGAAGGTATATATACAAAAACATTGTAAAGAAAAGCCAGCACCACAAAAATCTTTCACTAGAAAAATCATTCGTAAATAGGACCATGTTATAGATATCAGGGTAggtgttctcgaagctctcttGGGATTAGAACGAGTCATAAGACCATCTTATGTCACTTCAttgtcctaagtcgtgttctcgaagATCTCTCTACTTAGGATATATCGCATTTTTGGTCATAATTTTCAAGAAGATACTTCATGAGAAAACAAATTACTTAATTGTTTGAACATTTATTACTTCAATATAGATAGATGTATTTAAGAATATTCCACAtgtatgaaattcaaaatatatattttaacgaTTGAACTTGATTACCGTACATAATGTATAATAGCCATTCCAATAATATTAAAAAGGATCTCCTCCCATTTTTTGTCACAGAAATGAAAGATCTTATAAGTTAGACAAAAAATCTCAAACAAtgtagttatataaatataaaaaataacacttTAGAAACAATCGTTTCTTCTGGTAAGAAACTAGACGTACGCATCGCATAAACTTAAATAATATTGTACGGTTATCTTCAAAGAATATAACACTTCACAGGACTGTTTTGATATTTATAACTATAACTATATCCCCAAATTAGTTtcattcaacaatttttataagaAGCAATACGTTACATGTGTAAAATTGTTTCAATCTAACTTTATTTTAAGAGATTATTCTGTAACAACTGTTTACTATGATATTGCTGGAAATACATTCCTGTATTTCAGTTTACACCTATTGATATTATAAACATCGTATGCATCATGGCAAAGCAATACGTGTGAACGTTATTGGTTGTTTCAATCAGGTATTAAATAAACACAATTTTAGAGAAAGAACAAATGTTAGAAGGTATATATACAACAATGTGTAAAGAAAATCCAGCATCAGTAGCCATTGTCACTAAAAACGTCctcgaaaaaaaaatcatttgtaaataGGATTACTGTATAGATATCAGGATTATAATGTAGTACTCCATACGATGAATTCTAGTCGTGaggttgtttttcaaaaaaaaaacaaaaaaaaaaacggttacAAACAACCAAAATGTCTTGGTCTTTTTGTGCCGACTAAatggtatggggttttctcacTGTTTAAAGGCGTTCGGTTGCCTTTAATAACTTGCATCTACTTCAtttttggaaatcataccacatctccttattttcataataGGAGAATATGTAatgttcaaaattaatataaacgCTGCTGTAACACATGAATCCATTTGTAAGAAAGTTGGTCATGTTTAAGAATTGTTCGTTAATGTGTTTTGCCTGTTAGCAAAGCACTAAGTAACATATATATCCCAGTCGAAATTTCTGAAAACTTAATTGACAATCAATATAATAATAGAATAATACAACCGGGTTAACAGTATATTAAACCTCTGCCATGCAGTTATCGGGTTTCTTGGAGGCCAGTTTATAAtcgtagtaaaaagtaaaatcacaaaaatactgaactcagataACTAGAATAATTCAGCGCCCTCTATCCACTACATTTCTCGAGGAGTGATCGAAGTGATCGTAATATAACGGGTtagaactcagaggaaaatctaatcggaaagtccataatcacatggcagtAGTTTACGAGAATTGGTAAATCCCTTTTAAAATGAAAAGATGTTATCATTTATCattgggtttttttcaaatttcgagcATTATCTAAATTATATATGAGACGATCAGTATCAACCAAAGACGAAATTCTTCTTGAAGTGAATCGATATATTGTATTTTGATATAAATGGATTCGCTTAGGTAAGCAGTGACATTTGAAGTCCGTCTTGGCTCTTTAAGGTCCCGTTGCAGTAATGGTTGATTtagcaaaaaaaatgtttacttacTCGCTTAAATTCGCAATTTATCTCCTACGTAATTATAACCGTCTGATTGGAAATATTTTTGGGAAATTTCTAACCGATATACGCTTAATATTAAACGTCTGATAACTAGCCAAAACCGCATTTTTGACAGCTTTTGGAAAATTTAAGCATTTATCTCAAAGATGTATGAGGGGGAAATCAAAATTATGTTGGATGTGTTAGCTATACATTGCCTTTTGGATATAAATTTATTCATTTTCGTAAGCGACACCATTCAATGCAAAATTCCATAAAAAGATGCAGGATTTGCAATTTATCAACATGCCTTCAACATCAACATATAGCAATGGACACCAATTTGACAATATAGAAATGtgcaaaattgttaaaagtaTATGACTAAGACTGTTTTACACTAAATTTCTGGTAGGATTTGACAATTTAACTTGCGATTTTGACCCTTGGAGTGAAACAAATATACGAGAAATTGgtccttaaaattaaaaaaagagcaTTTTATGAATTCAATGTTTTGCTGATATAATCCATTATATTGGTCTTTACACGATGGAAAACATATAAAAGCTATGTAAAACACATCAATACAAACCTTTCAGATCATCAACATCAAGAACGCCGTCATTGTTTGTATCAAGTTTGTCAAAGGCTTCACTAATCACTGCAATTCTTTTATTGTTCATTGGTGACCTCAAAGCCTTCATAAATTCCAGAAAgtcaattttaccatttttatctttatcaATTGAATCAAACAATGTTTTCAAATAGTTATCAGCCATTCTCAATCCAAACTTGTCCAAGCCAATCCGAAGTTCGTCAAGAACTAAAGACCTAGAACAATCTAAATCCATGGTACGGAACACCACACCAAGACCTCGAATTCCTCCAAGTCCATGACGTAAACATTGTTCCCTTAGAATTTGGGTGAGTATAGCAGATGTGTCCGCCATGCTAATTATAGAGTATAGCAGATGTGTCCGCCATGCTAATTACATTCTAACAATTATACTGCCagtattgtaaaataaatatttctttatgtTTATAATATAACGGTCAAATTTCCTTCTGAAACGTTTGGCATAAACAGAAAAGATCACTGCCTTCAAATTATAATCATGTAATATTCCAAGTGTTTCTTAATGGGTGCAAGTTGAATATTTCAGACAAAAACCTGAACTAATGCGTTTTAACGAGTACGTatatttttgttcgtttcaaAGAAATGTAGTTTTGAATATAATGCTCTTGATGTTCCAGAAGCATGTTAAATAATAATTAGCCTCCTGTTTTAATTATTCACAAAAGTTACACGCCACTTGAGATAAAACAGAATTATGCAGTTTGAACCTTCCCTGATAACAAGTTGAACAATATTGACAAAAGAATATTAATTAAGGTAATCCTTTTATTAGTGTTTCTTGGAGTCGGCGGTGAGCAACAGGAAGACATACTGAAGTCATCTTTAAAGTGCGTTTTCTTGTAAACTGTACCATTTGATTGCCAAAGTTTTGAGTAATTATACCAGAagtttaaaattgcaataaagtTCAAAACGTTTATCTCGTTTAAATGTATTTACTTAAAAAATGTAGTTCAAGAATTTATCTCATCTTTTAACAGTATATTGACAGCTCCTAAATATACTTAAGATAGAAACAaggattgaaatttaaattaagtATCGTAATATACGAAGAAGAAAAAATCACAGAATTTTTCATAGCAAAATCTTTTGAAAGCAATATGAGTGGCCTTTTATGAGACATAACTGGAAGGAAACCAAGAAACACTGTTAAGTATCTAATTTAtgttattatttgtgtttttttcttctagTTTTAAGTCAGTTATTGATCTGATGGCAGACTTTTTGAACAGTCgtaacattttttcttctttttttgattcattcaaaatgtttcacaatagttatcgaaggtaccaggattagaatttaatacgccagacaattccaaaaagttgtgcaaaatgcgattcctgggataagaaaatccttagttttacgaaaaaattaatgttttgtcaacaggaaatttactaaaatgaccatataattgatattcatgtccgaagtgctgaatactgggctggtgattccctcggggacaaaacttccaccagcaatggcatcgacccagtggtgtaaatagttatcaaaggtaccgggattaaaatgtaatacgccagacccgcgttttgtcttcaaaagactcatcagtaacgctcagttCTAAACAAGTACAACTGAGTtcccaaaacatgtttaacaactACACATTTCTGCGCCTGTCCAAGTCAAGAACCTCTgatatttgttagttttgtatgtttatttttatttattattttttttgtatcagatttcattttttttctgaacaaatttaaattttgtaaacggGCCAGCTGAAGTCCGCCTTCGTGTGCTGTTTTTTCTCGCTGTGAAGATGACCCATTTGTGGTATTGGACGGTTGCTTTTATATGCGACTATAcggtttgatttgttttatcttgttgaaggccatgcaaaaacgtataaaaacaatcaaaaataacTCATCATAATGTTGTTGATGCCAGCTGGTATATTGACTACATAGATATAGACAGTTTTTCGTATGCTGGTTTTTCTCGCTGTGGAGATGACCCATTTGTGGTATTGGACTGTTGCTTCTATATGCGACTATACGGTTAGATTTGTTTTATCTTGTTGAAGGCCATGCAAAAACGTATAAAACAATCAAAGATAACTCATCATAATGTTGTTGCTGCCAGCTGGTATATTGACTACATAGATATAGAAAGTTCACAATGAAAATTTTAAGTCATGTGTTTTGTCCTCAAGCCTATATTTCAATAGTCGATTCAATGGTTGAAAACTAGATATAATGACGAGAATATTTAACGAAGCAATGATTCCTATTTCTTATAACTTAATCGACATAATCCTCGTTTTCACGTTGACCTTAAATTTGTTTTGATTCGACTGGAACATttgattcttatgtagaaaaaaatcgCGTCTGGCACTACAATTTAAGCTTTATATTGGTAATGACTTTATAACTGCAATATGGTTTTTAAAAGATCTTTTTAGTGAATTTCTAATTTCTAAATTCCAGGATATTatatcaatttcacaaaaaaggcgttttttactgaatagtttatttatatagtgTAAACATAATAAAGAAGATGTAGTCAAAATATATTGGAAGACCTTCAAAGTTCGAAGGGATAAATAAGTTAAGTTATTACAAGCTTCAACATTAAACGGGCTTTAAAGATGAGGTTTGTTTTAAAATCTGTTTACAGACCTCGGGAAAATTACTTGCTTAATTTGATAATTATATCCGATATTAACTTTTAATAAAGTtcgttattatatattattaaaaattcaataacaaaaataccgagctccaatgataattcaaatcagaaagtcccttGTCAAGTGGGAAAATTAAAAACTccaacacatcaaaggaatggaaaacaactgtcatactcctgacttggtactggcatttcctgatgtagaaaatgatggTTTAAACCTAGTCCTGGTTTTATAGGTAGTTAAACCTCTCATTAATATGCCAGTCGCATAATGTTTTATTACATTGACAAcaaagtgtgaacaaaacaaacagcaatCAAAAGAAAAacggaagtccctaatcaaatggaaaaatcaaaagcttaaacacatcaaacgaatggattacaactgtcataatt contains:
- the LOC139489500 gene encoding calcyphosin-like protein isoform X4, which produces MADTSAILTQILREQCLRHGLGGIRGLGVVFRTMDLDCSRSLVLDELRIGLDKFGLRMADNYLKTLFDSIDKDKNGKIDFLEFMKALRSPMNNKRIAVISEAFDKLDTNNDGVLDVDDLKVFYTANAKNHPKYLSGEWTLDQTLRSFLDSIDSPDDPDGVVTREEFLDYYAGVSATIDDDSYFVMMMRSCYGLPQR